The genomic interval TCAACTATGTGTGTTTCAGTGTTTGGTTTCCAGTAGTAATTGAAAGATATAAACAAGGAATGACAATCTTTATAATGAATGACTCAAATTTATCTCTTGGTAGTTCTCTTCAAATACAGAACTACGGTAATTTTAATGTACTGGTAAAGTATATCTCATTCGTCATAAATTATACAGGTAGAGCAATCTACAGTAACATAATAACATGTTTCCTCTGCGTTGCTAATGCACATTACTGGGTTCTGCCTTTCTCTGGTAAAAAATAGATCCAAGTATAACAGCGATGCCGGTTATTGCAATTGTGAAAAGAAGACGTCCTTTTGAGAATTCGTTCTGCTGCCTTCTTGGTGCACTTGCATCTCTTTCAGCTGGTCTCTCGTTCCTTcacaaaaaaagtatataattcACTCACaaggaaaataaatataaccaGACTAAACACCCATTTTAGTCCTCTAAGGATATACAGTTGAAATCAATTTGGTCTTCCAGGTGAGATTGATGACATTAAATTAGTTATGAAGCAAATATTTAGAGTGACATCAAAATGGTTAAAATTGATGTTCACATGGAGTGTGACGAAAGGATAACTTAATGTCACAGAAAGATCTGGTTTGTGTCACAAATATTTGGTGGACCAAACCTTAAGGGTTGGCTGTTTATCTTGTAAGTAATTACATCTCACATAGACCATAATAGAGTAACAGGGAAATGACACTAATTGCAAATTATAGGTAATGAAAATCCACAAAGTTAACTTATGTTGCTTCCACCTTTGTGTAGCTTGGACACCAATACAGTAACAACTTTCTTAAACAGGTCAAAGGATTAGTTCCcctattatttaatattaagcCTCGACTAAAAAAATGTATGTATAAGCTAGAGAAGATAACTCAGGATAATTGTAATGATATGCAATAAGAAAAAGCTCATTTTAACCAGTTGCTTTCattaaacacacacacacacacaaagtTGTGAAACCCCAATCACCTAAAAATGATAGACTTCATTTTAGATGTGATCTTAAGTCTCTTCTCTAGAATCATTGTAAATTAAAAAGTAGGATAACTAACATTAGGAGTTACTTTTCCTTTAGAGGGAGTTTATATGAACACCTAAACAAGTATTGACTCTGTAACTAATAGGAACAAAAGTAAGAGTaaaataatgtatttaacaCTTGCACAAGATTGACCAAAACtagaataaacaaataaaatagataggACATACCCCTATCCCTTAACCCTCAGAAAGACTAAAACTTgcagtaataattaattttgggGCGGGAATATTATAATGTGctgtaattataaatatatgataacATTTTCCTACCTTGAAGACCCTGCAGCATTGTCTTGGATTATGTTGCAATTAAATTCATGGTTGTATCTTTCACGCAGTCTAACATATTTGTTACAAAGTTGACAAAGCTCTGTTCGATTTCCACATACTTCCTGAAAGATATTAAAGATCAAACTGAGATTAGTGCCTCGGTACATACTACATAATGCGACCTTCTTaattcaaaagtttttttttatgaccACTACACCTGATGCTCTGCCAGATCAATTGCTGGCAATGGAAACTCACAAAACTCACAGGTGACAATCCTTTGGGGGCAATTTTCACCTTTATGGATATCTAAACTATCACGGGCCATTGTTTCGCTGCACAGTGAACAGGAAACCTGCacaatttcatattttctttagaAAAACTATTGCAAAAGTGATTAAGAAATCCGACTTCAATAAATCATAGTGTGCTAGGCTGAATGGGGGAGCACCCTGGGAAACTGAATCAACTGATAGGCATGTGAACAGATTCCCCAAATTTTTCATTGTTTATGTTAGCCACAACATATATAGTGAGTTTGTTAGGATTTTTTCTTTGTGCAAGAAAGAATTCCTAAAATAGTGGTGTAAAACATACTCAAatgaataaaaagataaatattgtAAACTGAAGAATGATTTTTTATTCCTCTAGCGAGGTTGAAAGAGAAGATACAAAAGGTTTACAATGAATAAGATAACTTTGCACACAAGTCTACCCCAAAGAAGCCCTCTCCTTTCGCGCTAGAGAATTATCTAGTCACAAATCTTAGTTATTCAAAGTTATCTCCCCTTTATCAACTGAGGGCTAATTAAAGACTTTATAAGAACAAACCAAAATAACAACTCTTAACTCATCAACCTAACTAACTCTAATTATCCTATATTCTCTATCCTAACAGAGTTGAGATTATAAGTTTCTCCCCTCAATGACTGATAGGAATCTTCACATTATATCCATGATGATGATACAATACAAAAAATAAGGCTGGCCAGGTTTgctaaataaaagaaatttgaatACACTAAATTTCTCTAAATAGCAGAGTTTTATCTCCCCCTCCCCCCTAAAAAAAAACACTACTAATTGAATACAAAATAACAATGCAGAAAAGAACTCTATAAAGCAACAAAGCTTATAGATCCATGTGGAACACTGACAAAAAACAATACTCAATCTGAAATCCAAATTGATGAACAGAATTAAGTTACTCAATAATTGGCCAAAAAAATATGGTCGCAGCTGCTAGGACAGCAAGAGGCATTTAAGTGCCACAAGGGACGGTATTCTAAAAACTAGAGTTTGGCAATTCTACTGGTGAATCAGTTGCagaaacaaatatctaaaatggATATCTGAGTTTGTCTGTTAACCATCTAATAATCAATAGAGTAGATCTAATAAATCCAACATTCCAACCAACCCATTAAACATATCATCATAAATGGATGAGTTGTGAAacacattttattaaatttggtTGACATAAGAGCTAAATCAACAACAAACTGTAACCAAGACGTCAATTTTAGACCCATGAATCCTTCAAAACAAACTCACAAtctcttctatttatttatattctttaCCATAAAGTAACACAGACATCTCAACTGTTTACAGCATAGACTAAAATTGTATGCAAGATTGTTTTTTTTGTAGGactaaaagttgtatttttattttacaaagacaaaatttaaaagatctatattttataaggacaaaaaacatatttaaccctAATTTGTATAAACCGAAATACAAATActagaaaacaaaaacaagagaAAAGTTTCCATACCGGTGCATGGGTGCTCAAATAGTGATCCTCAGCATGTTGCTTGGGTACCATATCACCGCAAACCTTACACTTTTCAAGGTTCCGGGCGCAATGAACAGAATGCAAATCAATATTTGCAGCGGGAATAGGCCGATcactaaaaaaaacataataataaaacaaatcaaGATCAATTTCCTTAAGAATAAAACATTATGAACACAACGCTATCGATAATTCAAAAACAAGTTCAAGTAGCAATAATATTGAGCTGAGATATTTGCGTTGAAATAAATCGAGAATTGATGAATCGAAAGCAAAGAGTTTACCAGTGAATGCATATACTTGTGGGTTGATCGGAGACAGCTGCCATGtcgttaaaatataaatgaatcgAAGAAAACGTGTTCTACGACCTAATCTTCACAAAATAGAGAAAGAGAAAGGTAATTGAGAATTAATAATGATATTAgtaaaaaattgtgaagaaaaaaatagagagaagaGAGATTACAAAAATTGAGATTATGGATATGAGTGAAATTATGGGTAGAGGAGTTAGGTTATGGGAAGATTTCGGAATTTGGAAATGAAACACAAAACAGAGATGTTCCTCTTTCTATCTCCTTCAACTACTTCGGTCCAAAACACTTTAGGGTGATGGCTTTTCTAAGTTTATATTTGCAGAAAATATATGCGGAAAAAACACTTTTTTATGgtgatttttttctctttctttatgatatatatatattatagagttaaattataatttacaaatatattaagtTCTTAAAATAAGGAacaattgtattttattaatatattttatttctttaaattttagttaaattgataaaatatttatatcattaaGTTGAACGTTATGGTGAAAATTCAAATCcgaaatattttaataaaaaaaatttatttaaaaaatataaatatcttcGTACAtattcattaataaaaatagaaaaattaattaaagatgaACCACTATTTAAAAGAAACCATGGGTCGCCtcgaaaataaaaaacaaacttaacaaaatattaaaattataaagttatacatctcttacatatatattatatatttttgacacatctttaattttaataataattactctcaAAATTCTTATATGAATGATGTCGATTTgttaacacaataaaaaaaaattatattgataatatatagcaattaaacattttttaactCGAATTTGGATcctcttaatttaaatttttcacaatttttcttaattttattttttgttttcaattattttcaatttggatttaaattttatattttacatgtaaaagaatttacaaattttaaactatttgatttattattgagatatatcaaaatttatgtcttatgttattttattgaaCATTATTAATCTCCATAAGtctcaataatatattaaataatttgaagtATCTGTAAATTTTTACATGCATGAtcgataaatataaatttttcgacccaacaaaacaaaactgaaaaaaaagataaaattaaaagaaataaagatgataaattaaaaaattaaaactctttCAATTCTTTATTTAGTGACGTTATTTTTTCTCACACCAAAAAGTTATAAATACCCATCTCATTAACATTTatctgttttttttattataatagcattaatatttaaattattttcctcTTAAACACCATAAACAAATTATTGAGCTCCAAAATTATAAGTGTCAGACAAAGACAATTTGAGGCCTCAAATCTATAAATTTGTAAAAGTCttctttaaattgaattttagtgGTCAAATTGTTTTATTCCTCGAGTAGCTTTGTTAAGTATGTTTCATTCCTTAATTATATGTGTGACATTTCATacttgaaataaataataaaatgaatgaatgataaATTGTATTATAAAATGTGAGTcttgatcttgttgttgttgctCTTTAGCATAAAAGTTTGACATATCTCTATTTGTGTTTCTATGTTATTTTCTGCTGTATCTGTACttgtattatttaaaaaacttgatgaattttttgttgtCGTGTAATGTTTATCTTTAGTTAGTGAACTGTCGCCgtcaatattttttcaaaaagattTATGATAAGAAAAATTTGTATTTCCAAATTTAGGGATCTTTATATTTAGGATTGTTTAGAAGAAGATAAACAAAGATGTTAGAAATTATAGCTATTGAACGGTAAAGTGCtcattttgaattaaaaaaaaaaactctttttgACATTGCTTACTCGTGGACAGACAATATTATGGTCTAACATTAAATCTCAACACATTTAATTAAAGTTACTAATTTAAAGGGAAGCTTTTGTAAATTTAGAATCTCGAAAAATTGTGTGATGCTCACACTTTCAAAGTCCCAATTTTGTAGTCTAGTCCCACAAAAACGAGTACTTATGTTTTagtagtatttatttattgttgtcGGTTTATAATAAGACATTGCATCACACCGACcttattcaaatttcaaaacaaaaataaaaataaaaaaagattcgtaaataaaaaaatggatgaTGTAGGAATCGAAATATTCTGTCACCACTTATAAAAAGTACTCACTCCTTTTCAACTTATGAAGATGCTCTTGCACACTTTTAACTCTCAACTCTGAAGCAGTTTTCGCACCACTTTTGATATGCCAAAAaacagagaagaagaagaagaagaaaacatgTCTTCTTACAACTCCAACAAAGCAACGAAATACGACAAACAAGTTGAGTTTGGTGGAGGCAAGGGAAACGAGGAAgtggaagaagaaaaagaagagacgATGGTTAATGTGACAACTCAGTTGTTGATAAAACCAATCGAGAACTGTAAGAATCTTGATAGAGAAGTGGTTCTGAGACGAATTCGTCATCGAAAGAGGATGAATAAGGTGAGAGCTATATTCTTAGGCTCTACTAACAATAATGGCGACGGTGAATCATCTCTTCAGCAAAAGAGATGGCTCGATGATGCATTTGCTGCCTTATAAATTCTAATCTTAATAATGTcctgtttatttttattttttttcacaaaGTAATTCGCCTTTTGGTTTGGGCATGgtgtatgtgtatatatatgtattttacaAGGGAATTATACTACTCATCTTCCTCTTGGTTTCTTCTAGTTCATTCCCTAGCTACTTAGTTTGTATTggatatatgttattattatggtATTACAATTAGAAAGCTTGTATTTTTTCGTTTTTTTCTAGTTTatccaatttattttgttttagtcgAAGTCTCCAATTATGATTGTATCTGATAAGTTGTAATTGCTAAGAAAATAGTTAGTGTTgtgaatatataaatttgtcATTTTTACGATATTATTGcgataaaaatataacataaatgcCTTAAAGTTTTAATTCAACCAACAATTATcgttattattaaattgaacgTTCTCTTATGAATTCGAATGTGAACCTTCAAGTTGtataaattattagtatttatcatatttgctaaaatcaaataaaaaatatagagtaAAATGTAATACTAAAACTAatacaatatataattaaataatcctCAAGGTTCCTTCAGGGTACACAATTATGCACTAGGAGTATACAATTAAACATCTGAGGTACTAATAGGACGGGTTTTAGCTGAATAGATATTCATTTTATGTTGAGCCGCTATTAGCTTACTAATGTGTGGACACTGCCAGTGATTAACAATTAAGTGAAACATTATAACAACAAGCAGGTTTGCCCGAGTGGTTAAGGGGGAAGACTTAAGATCTTCTGCACATAAGTGCGCGTGGGTTCGAACCCCACAGCCtgcaaatttttctttttaattaaattttaaaattaaattattttaactaataaactcatttattattttaactttttaaacataattttgataTCTATTTTATCTCAATCACGATTTTGGTTTAAATGTGATTTTAATTCtccaacttttaaaataatggacttTTCTctgtttataatttttgaaatttaattttgatgatgGAACAAATAATATGCTCATATGAAATATAAGTTGGGGACATATAAATGAGTTATAAAGTTATTAAATCAGAATTCACCTTACATCACATTTGCTTTTGACCATCAAAATTGCTAGGCTTTATGATAGAAAAGATGCAGTCTAATAGTGTCACCGAGACTAAGGAAATTACTTTGCTAGGCTCAAATAGTTAAAAACACTATCTTTTTTAAATAGTCTATATTAATAATTCGTTATTTTGTTGGAGAATAGAGTTAAACTATAATCTCTTTGTAATTTCAATTCCTcccaattttcttttaaaaaagtgttattttcttttttcacaatttcattgcttttttgtttgtttggggCAATAAACAAGGATTTCACTCCAGCCATATTTACTGGCCAAGTAAAGAATGACACCTTAAACACATGAATGTAAGAGAACAGCCATCTTGCATTTGCTGGATTATTTACAATTTTCTAATCCTTCAAAATGCTTACGCTTACAAAATGTTCCAATGTTCATATACAAATTTACAATTCTTATCTAAAATCTTTACAAAATAAGTTGttgtttcaaatttcaaataaaaaaagagcATCATTGTCTCCTGAAAATTCCTCAAGTTTCTTTCCGAGGTGACTTAACACTTCATATATTTCTCTTGAATACAAACAATTCTTATCATCAGCAACAAACTTATGTATAGTTTGATCAATTTCAATGAAACTCCAAGCAGAAATGAATAACACTCCCCTATCTTTCATCAGTTTTCTTATCTCAGAAACACCCTCCCACTTACCCACATTCGCGTACATGTTCGCCAAAAGAACATATCTACCACTATGTTGAGGCTCAAACTCTATCAAATACTTGCCAACTTTCTGTCCCAATTCAAAATGATCATGCATCAAACATCCATGGAGCAAAGACCCCCATATTACTCCATCAGGTTCCATCGGCATACTATTAACGAAAGTTAACGCCGTTTTTACTTGTCCACTTCGTGCCAAAACATCAACCACACATCCATAGTGTTCAATAGACGGTGTAATGCCATATTTATCACTCATAATTCGAAATAACCGTAACGCTTCACCTAACAGATTTTTGTGATTACAAGCAGTGAGAACACCAATGAAAGTAACCTCATTAGGTTTTGGTCCAACCTTCTCCATCTTTTTAAACAGTTCCAAGGCCATAATATTATTCCCATTAATAGCCAAACCCAAAATCATAGCACTCCAAGTAGCAACATCTTTAACAgacattttatcaaatactTGTTCTGCGTCTTTTACCAATCCACATTTCACGTAGAAATCAATCAACGCAGTTCCAAGTTCAAGTTCATATTCCAAACCATTTTCCTCAATATAAGAATGAATCCATTTCCCTTCTTCAAAAGCACCCACCATTACACACGCGTTAAGAACACTCACGAAAAGAGGCCCATTGGGCTTCACACGTGTAAAACTTAAACCCATCTTCTTCTTCAACTCACGGAAAAGTTGAATTCCTTCATTGAAAAAACCGTTCCTAACATACCCCGAAACCATTGCACTAAACGACGAGTCGTTTTTATTTGGCATTTCGTCAAACAAATCCCTCGCTTCATTAACCAAACCGCAACTGCAATAACCGCTAACAAGACTCGTCCAACAAACCACGTTTCTGTTAGAACTTTCATCAAACACTTGACGAGCGAGGTTTATCTCACCGTGTTTCGAAAACGCGCTTACAACAGAACTCACGAAATAGACATCAGACGAATCCCCCAACTTCATCGATAGAGCAAAGACTTGTTCGAGAGAAGAACGTGAAACGCATGATTTGATGATCGCGGTAAAGGTGTGTGAGTTTGGACGAACGTTGGTGTTGAGCATTTTGGTGAAAAAGAAGAGTGATTTGTGGAATTGTGAGTTTGTGGTGTAAGAGGTGATCATGGAATTGTAATCAAAGAGATTGGGATTGGGCATGTGAGTGAAAAGAGTCTCTGCGTAGTGTAAATCGCCGCGTGGTGAGAGAGCGAAGCAGGCTAAGATTTTGCTGGAGATGTATGAGAAACGAGCGAGGCCATTGGTTATGGTATGAGCGTGGATTTGCTTTGTTTCTTTCATGGTTCGGTTTTGCCATTGTTGTAATAGATGAAGACATCGACTGTGTTTGGTTGAGCTCATTACTCAGATTGATGTAGTTAAATCTGTTGCTGGTTAAATGATTCCGCTGCTGATTTTGACGCGAACTTTTTGTTGCTGCAAACATgtttattttgataaacaacttaattaatcTCTTATAATAACATAATCAATTATCACATTAGTTTCCATGTATCATAAACTGTCTTAAGGAGATCACGACTTAGAAGATATTTGGATTTTCTTCTGTTATAAAATGACGTTGCAACAAATTTAAagccattttaatttcaaatcgACGGTCAAGATCATTTACATCAATTTTATAATCGCTTTGCTTTAAACCATCCGATCTTCAATTAGTGATCGTGGTATAAAACATTATGTTTCTTAACTGCAGGCCATCGTGGTGTACTTGGAAGTTGTGCTTTAAATCTAATTAcatacattttttcttttgaattttcaCGGTAGCATTaacttaataaattaattggTTAAACTTcttgactaaaataaaaagtatgaataataggtgtgtttattttatgaaaaaaaaaatattttttaaaaataaaactattcttttattagttaaagataaaaatattaactaatgTCATTTATTAGGGAGAAAGATGATACAAAATTGAAAACTACCCAACTTAACTTAAGTAAGAGAAAATTATGTAATTATCCTTATcctttttgaaaaatatgaaattatctTAAATCAATTCTTTTTATCCTTACAAATTAAAATGACAACTAAAAAAAATGCGAAAAATTTCGAAGGTGATGGAAGAATTGTTGTAAGATGgaatgacattaaaattaaataatttctaaaatttgCATTGAAGAAATAGAAGTTGGTAATAGAGCATGCACTCACTTCAATAAAGAATAGTGGAATAATATTATTGAGAAGTTTCAAAAGATAACTAATTATACTTATGATATATTTAGAAAAGTCATATTCTTTATAGTTATTTtgtactttaaaaaattatatacaaacaaattaaaaatcattataaaaaatattatttatgatatacaaacagaaattaaaaagttattttataaaaatctctaaaaaataatatctaaatattttttaattaaaaattatttttatttacactCAAATAAAATTACTTAAGCAAAGGGACTAGCTATACAACAAGTCAAATAACTTGTGTTGTGATGAACTTTTCACATTTTCTCTCCTTTATACTCATGGACATGTGACgtgtgaagaaaaataaaacacacgACAATAAGGGGAGGGGGGCCAGTGACATGAAGAGAATTGCAGTTGATTATTCAAAATGACTTGGGACAGGAATAATGAAAATGATGTACACAGATTGGTTTTCATTCAATTTTCATTGTAATACTAGCAACAAGctatgttaataaaaaaaaaaaaaagggaaaaattttttaaaatttttatatatctgGGTTNNNNNNNNNNNNNNNNNNNNNNNNNNNNNNNNNNNNNNNNNNNNNNNNNNNNNNNNNNNNNNNNNNNNNNNNNNNNNNNNNNNNNNNNNNNNNNNNNNNNNNNNNNNNNNNNNNNNNNNNaaaaaaaaaaaaaaaaaggatgaaaTATTATTGAATATTGATATATATCGGTACTGTTGGCTTGCTTCCAAGTTAGGTATTTCTTAATAGTCACATAAATAGTTTGAATGGAACTATAATCACTTGACCCCATCACCCTCATAAGACTCTTTTGGG from Cicer arietinum cultivar CDC Frontier isolate Library 1 chromosome 5, Cicar.CDCFrontier_v2.0, whole genome shotgun sequence carries:
- the LOC101514799 gene encoding uncharacterized protein produces the protein MAAVSDQPTSICIHCDRPIPAANIDLHSVHCARNLEKCKVCGDMVPKQHAEDHYLSTHAPVSCSLCSETMARDSLDIHKGENCPQRIVTCEFCEFPLPAIDLAEHQEVCGNRTELCQLCNKYVRLRERYNHEFNCNIIQDNAAGSSRNERPAERDASAPRRQQNEFSKGRLLFTIAITGIAVILGSIFYQRKAEPSNVH
- the LOC101514149 gene encoding pentatricopeptide repeat-containing protein At5g66520-like — translated: MSSTKHSRCLHLLQQWQNRTMKETKQIHAHTITNGLARFSYISSKILACFALSPRGDLHYAETLFTHMPNPNLFDYNSMITSYTTNSQFHKSLFFFTKMLNTNVRPNSHTFTAIIKSCVSRSSLEQVFALSMKLGDSSDVYFVSSVVSAFSKHGEINLARQVFDESSNRNVVCWTSLVSGYCSCGLVNEARDLFDEMPNKNDSSFSAMVSGYVRNGFFNEGIQLFRELKKKMGLSFTRVKPNGPLFVSVLNACVMVGAFEEGKWIHSYIEENGLEYELELGTALIDFYVKCGLVKDAEQVFDKMSVKDVATWSAMILGLAINGNNIMALELFKKMEKVGPKPNEVTFIGVLTACNHKNLLGEALRLFRIMSDKYGITPSIEHYGCVVDVLARSGQVKTALTFVNSMPMEPDGVIWGSLLHGCLMHDHFELGQKVGKYLIEFEPQHSGRYVLLANMYANVGKWEGVSEIRKLMKDRGVLFISAWSFIEIDQTIHKFVADDKNCLYSREIYEVLSHLGKKLEEFSGDNDALFLFEI